The Phaeodactylum tricornutum CCAP 1055/1 chromosome 6, whole genome shotgun sequence region ACCAACAGCTGCACCAACGACACGGAGCTTGCAGATCACGACAAACGAGTGTCACACACGATGGTGCAAAGCGTCCGGAATGACCAACAGCTCTCTTCCTGATGGACGATTTCACGAACCCGATATGCGAACGAAATGCTTACCTTCTTTGTACCCGGTCGTCGGTGTCTGCCTTCTTTGGCAGCCATTTTGGCGACGAGGAGACTGATTCTGTAGAAGCAGCTGTAACAATATTAGGATCGGCAGTAGTTGTCATGACTGGTCTAGACCCGGAACTAGACTTCGTAGACGACCGGCTGGAGTCCGATCCTGAAACGAACGACTGCACAAGAAGTTCGTATCCGTGAGCAATAGGAGTACATATACATGCATACGTAGTGTGCGACGAAATTGAATATCCTGTGAGTTTAGAACTCCATCATAGCGTTGCCGGGGTCGGATGGAACACGTACCTGTTCTGCAGTAGGCTTTCTACGTGAAATTTGTTGGGGGACATCGACCAGCACAGAATTTGGACCTTTCTCGGGCAGAGGCGAGTGGACGAGTTGCACAGTCGAATAAGTCTCGTGGGAATCTTTCATTTGTAACAGTCGAAGCTGTGGGGTGCTATCCACTGCCACTGAAGCGGCTGGAAATCGCATGGTGAACGAAAACGAGAAGAATAAAATTTGCACACAAATGGCTGGGGGTGTGTTTGGTTTGCCGCAACCTCGTTTGGTCAGGAATTGGTACAATCCTTCATTACCACGCGGTGACACAGAGTAGCTCACGACTCGTGAAAGCGGTTATGACGAAGTTTCTTCCGCAGCTGCTTTCGAGAATTTATTATCTACGAGTCACCATCAATTCGGTGTCAATGATGGTTTGAGTGCTTCTGAAGACATGAAGCAATTGAAATAGATACAGGAACGACACAGAAACAAGAAAGTATTCCTGTCAGCAAAAAGTCCAATGTTCCAGTTTATCCAAGCTGCAAAAGAATGCTTCTCGGAAGTAATCCCACTGACGTACGGAAGCACGGGCAGTTGACACTTTCAAGCATTTTATCCTCAGGTCATCCAATGAGATGTTATCGAGCTGCGAATAGATTTGTCGCGACTCGTGCATCTCGAAAAATAGGTTTCTAATTACTGGTAGAGAGAGACTTTTGCCGACTCACCAAAATGGGCATCCTCGGAAACGTAGACAGACCGCAGCATACTCTAGAGACACAAACGGACACGAGTCCAGAAAACAACTTCCCTCGCGAAGGAGTAAAAGCAAATTGCGTCTTGGAAGATACATTGCAGCAAGCATTTGTGCTTGCGTTACCACTTATTCCACTGTTTCCTTCGGATTCCAAAGCGAACGTCGACGATATTGGATTCTGCCCGCACGCCCTGCCCTCTGTGTAAATTATGCGTTCGCTAGTTCCGTGTTGAGTTTACGGCTCATCATTCGTACTGATGCTGCTCCCTCGGTTATCCAGATGTCTATGGTCTGTTCGCGCTTCTCCAGTCTTCGTTCTTTTTATCCTTCTGACTTTGTGGACTTTTGTATTCCGCGCTGTGCTTCCTTTGGTGGGAGACATCGATACAGTCATTCCAGGCACTACCGATCGTATAAATTCCAGAACACCAGCACAAAGAAACGCAACATTGGTACTCAAACTACCAACACCAATTATTGTCGTTGGATATCCGAAAAGTGGAACTACCTCCGTGTGGGATTTCTTCTCGTGTTCTGGATTACGAACTCAGCACTATTGTTGCTGTGGTGACACCCACGACCATCCACCTTGCTCATCCAATTCGATGGCCCATTGCATACTGAAAAACATTGCAGCAAGGAAGGAGAATGTTTTGGAAGGGTGCGGCGACTATGACGTGTACGCTCAAATAGATGGGGAGAGACCAACTTTTGACCGCGGCGACAAAATACGAGGCTTGCTACTAGAAAATGGGACTATCGACGAATGGGACCAGCGTACTGTTGAAGGACGCAACGAGCTTTTCAAACATTTTTTGCCGCAGCACTTTCATCTGCCGATCTTGCACCGATCTGCACCGAATGCTACCTACATACTACCACTGCGGGATCCTATTGTCTGGGCCAACTCTGTGTTTGACTGGTTTCATATGAGAGGTAGAGTGGTCAATGAATATCGATTATTCAATTCTTCACTAGAGCGACCGGGAAAGAACGGGGCCAGAGCCTTTTTAGCTCGAATCTACATTGAGCACACGGACTCCATCAAACGATTTGTGCAACTCCATCCGTCGCACGCCCTCGTGGAGTTTAACATTACTGATCCCAATGCTGGGCAAATCTTGGCAGATGCGTTCGGTTTAGGAGAAGGATGTTGGAGACACCGCAATAAAGTTGGGGAAAGAGCGAACAGGCTAAAGTCGAGGTCAATCTCGAATTGGTTGTAGTTGACTTGTGGCGATGGATGTCAGGCTTCGATTCGATTGGACGTGAGGTACCAAGTTTTCGTTTCGATAAATGCGTGCATTCGATAAAGGTTCTCACGGCTACTTGCCTGGTCATCTATCATCGCGAGTAGTTTCGATTGTGTCTTCAACTTCCTTTGTTGCGATTCCGGATCACGTGTCATGGTCATTCGCATTTACTTTGTCCAATGAAAAGAGAAACTTTGAATTTTGCGACATAATGATGCGTATAGATATATTTATGTCCAACGGATTTCAATTCCAGCTGATAAAGTTACTTAGGGAATCATTGGGAATGAGCGACCCAATAGCATGACAAACGAGGCTCTTGACAGTGCGTAGAAATTGGATTTGAGCATTGCCTATATTTGGTGACTGTTGTGAGGGAAATGTTTGGACAAAGAGTCAATAAAACCTCAACGACGTAGATTGCATGTCCGTCAtaggaaaggaaaagatgCCGCGAAAGTCCTGTTTCGGCTTCGTtgaaagcgacgaagaaatgaGTCGAAGTATCGCGTTGCAGAGTGGATATTTCGACGCTTCTGTCCTCGATGAAAAACCTTCGTCTAGAATCTATAATGACGATACGTCCATGTATTATTTCCCTCACGATAAACCCCCTGGCTACACCAACTACCCATCGGTTACCCGCAATGAGAGTCGCGACCAAGAGTTATATTGTGACTGCAGGATGCGGCTGCGTTCTGCGGAAGAAGCTAGAGAAGCAATGGAACCTGGGCCAGAAATCTCCGCGCTTCGGACGTGTTGGAGTGGCTCCATGGATTCCATATCTCGTAGTATCAAGAAGATGCATATCAAACAGCACTTGACGGTGAATGCTGAAAGCACTGCACAAATGGAGACTGCGGCTATGGGTATCAATATCAGACAACATTCAGTTTGTTCGTCCTACGAGCACTTTCCGGACGGAATGACGAATTGTAGGAACCAAGAACATGCAACACTGAAAGCACAAGGAATTTTGAACTTGCGACAGCGTCAGCATAAGTGGACGAACACTAGCAAGACCAGCCTCTGCAAAAGGATCGTCGATGCACATATTTTCAAATCGGCCAGAACGATAAAGAAAAACGACGAGGAAATGGAGATCAGCTTTGAGGCTATGGAAAACGATTCGTATAGGGTCTAAGTGTGCTGTACATTTACGTGTACAATACCAAGCTCGGAGCTTATTCCCCGTCCGATCGGCTTTATTGCTTCTTCCGATATTCGACAGGTTATACCAATAAATTGACGAAACGTCAATGGCCGGTGTTCAGACTTCCGCATCGTTTCAAATGCTAAATACTCGCCTCTTgacgactttgccttcttcTTTATCAAACACTTGCAAATCTCGCAA contains the following coding sequences:
- a CDS encoding predicted protein; this translates as MLLPRLSRCLWSVRASPVFVLFILLTLWTFVFRAVLPLVGDIDTVIPGTTDRINSRTPAQRNATLVLKLPTPIIVVGYPKSGTTSVWDFFSCSGLRTQHYCCCGDTHDHPPCSSNSMAHCILKNIAARKENVLEGCGDYDVYAQIDGERPTFDRGDKIRGLLLENGTIDEWDQRTVEGRNELFKHFLPQHFHLPILHRSAPNATYILPLRDPIVWANSVFDWFHMRGRVVNEYRLFNSSLERPGKNGARAFLARIYIEHTDSIKRFVQLHPSHALVEFNITDPNAGQILADAFGLGEGCWRHRNKVGERANRLKSRSISNWL
- a CDS encoding predicted protein; protein product: MPRKSCFGFVESDEEMSRSIALQSGYFDASVLDEKPSSRIYNDDTSMYYFPHDKPPGYTNYPSVTRNESRDQELYCDCRMRLRSAEEAREAMEPGPEISALRTCWSGSMDSISRSIKKMHIKQHLTVNAESTAQMETAAMGINIRQHSVCSSYEHFPDGMTNCRNQEHATLKAQGILNLRQRQHKWTNTSKTSLCKRIVDAHIFKSARTIKKNDEEMEISFEAMENDSYRV